Within Spinacia oleracea cultivar Varoflay chromosome 4, BTI_SOV_V1, whole genome shotgun sequence, the genomic segment AACTAGATCTAGCACATCTGCACACACATTCAACTTAAGGGTATCTAAGGGGCAAACGAACCCCACAATCCAAGTGCCGAGCAAACAAATGAAGCAAAGCAGAAACAATAACATACAGAGCAGCAACAGAAGCAAACAGAGGAGAAACACACAGATGGAAGTGAAATTCTAAAGACCACCAGATCAGAATTCACATGCAGCAGCAGCAAGACCAGCAGATtagtattcaaagcaataaattagcaaatccagcagacttgtaattatggaaaaattaaagaactttaccaaatccatgaagatataaacgcttccatctttgtgtctaaacaacctaagtaaataaatactcggttgtaaaaaacttagcccattgctcacgaaccacatctatttcctcatcggtataaggcgcatttcttggagtgtaagcctgaaataagtaacatgataagtaatgctacttgtaaattaagaattctactacGTAAAAGTACTAGTATTAGTAGTTCAACTAACATATTGTAAAAGAACGAACATTATCTAACCACTCATCAGTGTTATGGTGTAACGTGACTATTTCatgcatgaacttcataacgtaatagccacactcgcgggcgccgacttgttgagcacactgatttggagataaatcataaattatatatccaagtaatagttacccaaaaaaaaagtaaagctaATTAGTAAGCATGATATACCTTTACATGGAAGCCTTTCAACCCCTGCATAGTCGCTCTATTCGGACAAATCCCATCATTaaacttgtacacttggtatgccctggaagttgagtaaaacttcatgaatctgattcggcacgaaaagaaataacttaaaaagaatTGAAAGTAACTTACAAACACAAGATTCCCCATGCACTATTTTCTCGGTTGGAACCTATCGCAGAGTCGAAAATATACGCACAACCTCTACGTAGGTCTAACacgtacaaaatccaatgattTCTGCATTATATATAAATGTTATTGCAACCTTATGCATGAAAATAACAATAACATAGCTATTTACCAAATATCAATCAATCTCTAACACTTACTCTTGATGGTATGGGATCAAAAACCACTTGGTAATGTTAGGATCACCcttcttctccttttcaatttcagcatTGAAAACTACTTTCAAATACATTGATGCAGCCTGAGGGTTGGCCTTGATTCTAGAGCTTGACATTGCCTCGGGACAAACAAACCCAATCTGAGAGTTGTCAAATGCAAAGGTGTGTTCGTGGAATAAACACCTACAAAGTAAATGTATaatgcaaaaatttcaaaaactattatagttgacaaaaccaaaaacaaaaatatcgaTGGAAAAGTTTACATCATATAGACTTGGATCACTGAAATGTTGAGGCACGCCCCTCTAAGGAACTCTTCAACGTCAACCTCATGTACATAAGTTTGTCGATCTTCGTCATAATGCCAAACCGAAGCGGGcaatgggattgaagtatttttATATACATCACCGGGCGCCGTATTGATGATAAACTTCAAATAATTGCATGATgggccaagaccttgaattgtgTCGTCTGCCAAATTTTCCTTCTTACTTTTGGCGGCTGATTCTTCAGTtttacgatcacaactacctACCATCTCTTTGGATTTATTAGAGTTCTTCGACTTCGATTTCGACTCCAACTTATTTGAGCATGAATTTTCCTGTAACAATAATGTTAAGCTAGCATGAAAAGTTCAGTTTTGATTTCAGTGTTGAAGCACAGGGGAGTGGGAAGCATATGGTTTACCTTGGCCGTTAACTTCAGTGTTGTCTTCTCTTTGGACCCTAAATCAAGTGTTGCCTTCTCTTTGACAATTAATTCTGTTGTCTTATCTTTGACAACTAATTCTGTTGTCTTCTCTTTgacaattaattcgtttttct encodes:
- the LOC110780810 gene encoding uncharacterized protein isoform X2 produces the protein MMCLFHEHTFAFDNSQIGFVCPEAMSSSRIKANPQAASMYLKVVFNAEIEKEKKGDPNITKWFLIPYHQEAYQVYKFNDGICPNRATMQGLKGFHVKCAQQVGARECGYYVMKFMHEIVTLHHNTDEWLDNAYTPRNAPYTDEEIDVVREQWAKFFTTEYLFT
- the LOC110780810 gene encoding uncharacterized protein isoform X1 — protein: MMCLFHEHTFAFDNSQIGFVCPEAMSSSRIKANPQAASMYLKVVFNAEIEKEKKGDPNITKWFLIPYHQENHWILYVLDLRRGCAYIFDSAIGSNRENSAWGILCLAYQVYKFNDGICPNRATMQGLKGFHVKCAQQVGARECGYYVMKFMHEIVTLHHNTDEWLDNAYTPRNAPYTDEEIDVVREQWAKFFTTEYLFT